Proteins encoded within one genomic window of Arachis ipaensis cultivar K30076 chromosome B08, Araip1.1, whole genome shotgun sequence:
- the LOC110265616 gene encoding uncharacterized protein LOC110265616, with product MRKRARRTVAELSLLPCPAAVGSPAVAHGVTPVSFCRRKMPLLRRRRILPLLLSEIRAAAVTRELLAELLPGCRRSGSEIVAVSVQPFSLGLGFISMLACRARSLRLLRFASSCCYGYRGSSLEPRLRLLVIPV from the exons ATGAGAAAGAGAGCCCGCCGGACCGTCGCGGAGCTGTCCCTGCTGCCGTGCCCAGCTGCAGTTGGGAGCCCTGCCGTTGCTCATGGGGTTACGCCAGTTAGCTTCTGCCGCCGGAAAATGCCCCTGCTGCGTCGTCGGAGAattctgccg CTACTATTATCAGAAATTCGGGCCGCCGCCGTCACTCGAGAATTATTGGCGGAGCTGCTGCCGGGCTGCCGCCGATCCGGTTCGGAGATCGtcgctgtttcggttcagcctTTCTCCCTCGGTCTTG GGTTTATATCGATGCTTGCGTGTCGTGCTCGGAGTTTGCGACTGCTTCGTTTCGCTAGCTCA tgttgctatggttaccGCGGGAGTAGCTTGGAGCCGAGGTTGCGGTTGTTGGTGATCCCGGtttaa